GCTGGAACACCAGTTCCGAATAGGCGGCCTGCCACAGCATGAAATTGGACAGGCGCTCCTCGCCCGAGGTGCGGATGATGAGGTCGGGGTCGGGAATGCCCGAAGTCGACAGCCGTCCGGCAATCGCCTCGGGCGTGATCGAGGCCGGATCGCGGCGCCCGGCCGCCACCTCCTCGGCGAGCGCCCGCGCGGCGTTGGCGATCTCCTGCCGGCTGCCGTAGTTGAAGGCGACGACCAGCGTCTGGCGCCGGTTGCCGGCGGTCAGCGCCTCGGCCTCGACCAGCAGGCGGGCAATGTCGGGCGCGAGATCGTGGCGGTCGCCGGCGATGCGCACGCGCACGCCCGCCTCGTGCAGTTCGGCCAGGTCGTTGCGGATGAAGCGTTTCAGCAGGCCCATCAGCGCCGAGACCTCGGCCAGCGGCCGCGACCAGTTTTCCGACGAGAAGGAATAGATGGTGACGATCTCGATGCCGATCTCGCGCGCCGCCTTCAGGGTGCGCCGCAGCGCCTCCACGCCGCGGCGGTGACCTTCGACGCGCGGCAGGCCGCGAGCGGTCGCCCAGCGGCCGTTGCCGTCCATGATGATCGCGACATGACGCGGCAGCCCGCCCGGCGCCACGGGGGCGTCAGGCTGGCCAGGCTCTGCCTCCTGTCGGTCGGTCATGCTCATCGCCGCGCCAGTCCCCGTCAGACGGTCATGATCTCTTTTTCCTTGGCGGCCAGGAGCT
This portion of the bacterium YEK0313 genome encodes:
- the uppS gene encoding Isoprenyl transferase, with amino-acid sequence MSMTDRQEAEPGQPDAPVAPGGLPRHVAIIMDGNGRWATARGLPRVEGHRRGVEALRRTLKAAREIGIEIVTIYSFSSENWSRPLAEVSALMGLLKRFIRNDLAELHEAGVRVRIAGDRHDLAPDIARLLVEAEALTAGNRRQTLVVAFNYGSRQEIANAARALAEEVAAGRRDPASITPEAIAGRLSTSGIPDPDLIIRTSGEERLSNFMLWQAAYSELVFQPILWPDYGREALLEALAEYGRRERRFGGLATATGG